A stretch of the Saccharolobus caldissimus genome encodes the following:
- a CDS encoding Rieske 2Fe-2S domain-containing protein, whose protein sequence is MNKGIPIIKRDDLIFAIKLIRKMRNPKTRFDEREFVKHGRDYLFNYAEKNVGPLDPSRRAFLKGILIGIGAAAVLSAIPVISYLNQPQITLKSFPWIIIVDSNGNPIKASEVPVNSPEILLFQYPMEGDITFLLNLGDENNNPIEVPPTTVVIPENGKTYTFPGGVGPHKSIVAYSAICQHLGCTPPEIHFYPPQYMKAGMPTPNYLPPIALQAAQQANAISVIHCDCHGSTYDPLHGAAVLTGPTVRPLPYVQLYWDPNTDYLYAIGMNLKAPPILGHTSDLSGYAYLSSYNEETGCPKMLLKAGQTPSDCYTKLENNGNTFE, encoded by the coding sequence ATTAATAAGGGGATACCGATTATAAAGCGTGATGATCTTATATTTGCTATTAAACTAATAAGAAAGATGAGGAATCCTAAGACGAGATTTGATGAAAGGGAGTTTGTAAAACATGGTAGAGATTATTTATTTAATTATGCTGAGAAAAACGTGGGCCCTCTAGATCCTAGTAGAAGGGCGTTTTTAAAGGGGATCCTAATAGGTATAGGTGCAGCTGCAGTTCTAAGTGCAATTCCAGTTATTTCATATTTAAATCAACCTCAAATAACTTTGAAAAGCTTCCCTTGGATAATTATAGTAGACTCTAATGGAAATCCGATTAAAGCCTCGGAAGTCCCAGTTAATAGCCCAGAAATTCTTCTATTTCAATATCCAATGGAAGGTGATATAACATTCCTCCTCAACTTAGGAGATGAGAATAATAATCCTATCGAAGTCCCTCCTACCACAGTTGTAATACCAGAAAATGGTAAAACTTATACTTTTCCAGGAGGAGTTGGTCCTCATAAATCCATAGTTGCATATTCAGCTATTTGTCAACATTTAGGATGTACACCACCAGAAATACACTTCTATCCTCCTCAATATATGAAAGCAGGAATGCCAACACCAAATTACTTACCACCAATTGCTCTTCAGGCAGCGCAGCAGGCTAATGCAATTTCGGTGATACATTGCGACTGTCATGGATCTACATATGATCCATTGCATGGTGCTGCAGTGTTAACGGGGCCTACAGTTAGACCGTTACCTTATGTACAATTATACTGGGATCCTAATACTGACTACCTCTATGCAATAGGAATGAATCTCAAGGCCCCTCCAATATTAGGGCATACAAGTGATCTATCTGGCTATGCTTACTTATCGTCTTATAATGAGGAGACAGGATGTCCAAAAATGTTATTAAAAGCTGGTCAGACTCCTTCAGATTGTTATACTAAATTAGAGAATAACGGAAATACGTTTGAGTAG
- a CDS encoding DUF1404 domain-containing protein — translation MISYIKQQKFDSKPLIFSIVLLLTVVNPLVEDIEFYSPVAYMIAHYIVYFSGIYIGYKYFKSNLIILVIGLIPAILWHIPYFFALGAAFVLYRIILEITLFLGGLFVGSAIKYIKFYVKITLFALWMLGDSALAIVFIVSDPIYSNVVYRFSPYPPSSLPLAGVAMFIVMNIFLAYVLSKYIKSLLG, via the coding sequence ATGATAAGTTATATCAAACAACAAAAATTTGACTCAAAACCGTTAATATTCTCTATAGTATTACTTTTAACGGTAGTTAATCCATTAGTTGAAGACATAGAATTTTATAGCCCAGTAGCATATATGATAGCTCATTATATAGTTTATTTTTCTGGAATATATATTGGTTATAAATATTTTAAAAGTAATCTTATTATTCTTGTTATAGGATTAATCCCAGCAATACTTTGGCATATTCCTTATTTCTTCGCATTAGGTGCGGCATTCGTACTATATAGAATAATATTAGAAATAACATTATTCCTAGGTGGACTATTCGTAGGTTCTGCAATTAAATATATAAAATTCTATGTAAAAATTACGCTTTTCGCACTATGGATGCTAGGGGATAGCGCACTTGCTATAGTATTCATAGTTTCAGATCCAATATATTCTAACGTTGTTTATAGATTCTCTCCATATCCTCCATCCTCATTACCCTTAGCAGGCGTTGCGATGTTTATCGTCATGAATATATTCTTAGCCTATGTTTTATCTAAATATATAAAAAGTCTACTAGGTTAA